The Solanum lycopersicum chromosome 6, SLM_r2.1 genome has a window encoding:
- the TCP6 gene encoding TCP transcription factor 6, with the protein MNSRKQETGSGVDTNNSKTTSTTTATTIPSSSSSRQSSSWGGGFKNPRIVRVSRSFGGKDRHSKVCTVKGLRDRRIRLSVPTAIQLYDLQDRLGLSQPSKVVDWLIDATKDEIDKLPPLQIPPPSLSHFFSTKDHHNLDFVDTGLFGKDRWIATTNDQESSNHLIFQSSNLGMLNTFSNSWEPNSNLSLGPFGNYQDQYQQQQNMPLIPSSSHHQQQQLYFCPTSSSTTTLSSLVPPYNSHFHPNSIAPTLQLTTSPVKSSFSLQDHHQHNHKEGSGS; encoded by the coding sequence ATGAACTCAAGAAAGCAAGAAACTGGTTCAGGGGTTGATACCAACAACAGTAAAACAACGTCAACGACTACTGCTACTACTATTCCATCAAGTTCTTCTTCAAGGCAGTCATCTTCATGGGGAGGAGGGTTTAAAAATCCAAGAATAGTACGCGTATCGCGTAGTTTTGGAGGGAAAGATAGACACAGTAAAGTGTGTACAGTAAAAGGATTAAGAGACAGGAGAATAAGGCTTTCAGTACCAACAGCAATTCAATTGTATGATCTTCAAGATAGGCTTGGGTTAAGCCAACCAAGCAAAGTTGTAGATTGGCTAATAGATGCAACTAAAGATGAAATTGATAAGCTTCCACCTTTACAAATACCACCACCATCACTCTCTCATTTCTTCAGTACGAAAGATCATCATAATTTAGATTTCGTTGATACTGGATTATTTGGAAAGGACAGGTGGATTGCTACTACAAATGATCAAGAGAGTAGTAATCATTTGATCTTTCAATCTTCTAATTTAGGCATGTTAAACACCTTCAGTAATAGTTGGGaacctaattcaaatttatcaTTAGGTCCATTTGGAAATTACCAAGATcaatatcaacaacaacaaaatatgcCTTTAATTCCTTCAAGTtctcatcatcaacaacaacaactatatTTTTGTCCAACTAGTAGTAGTACTACAACATTGTCATCTCTTGTTCCTCCATATAATTCCCATTTCCATCCAAATTCGATCGCGCCAACCCTTCAGTTAACCACTTCTCCTGTGAAATCTTCCTTCAGTTTACAAGATCATCATCAACACAACCATAAAGAAGGCAGTGGTTCTTAA
- the LOC101261530 gene encoding uncharacterized protein, whose product MKTMHSSRIVVQALPAPGTPDYWDTKKSKGGTKLRKLNSKTAFSRGHCNNDVDDVIPQQLKRIRNKQNRRMNAVCFGINNIDHVVGAPSRTMNLEKNSHIWSSDNIKSSTQVRSCIADLSAWKVKKKRSILNRKFNSLENDVIACELDNAASVPGKNHLDKVRSSVMGVNTFYEGDLVMHSSETGTCLPKNVCDGVEEISRKNPSISSGTDHDIDTCGDRCSDISKDHIFGTSESKSTSEVENYNEPVLNVDNSMTTVSCDFFNNAATETRGLQIYPRVEVLITYSRKRRKNSSASASSLPSIMTDATSSFPIIENKTTTTSPDHCQVSISYSNNFPKEVIAGGGTLLMGVQPMLLEKSAGDNPCSETWSKKETIQIDNQIENINSSMASFENESPIDSKADNHEQEKRNDKDAAVNVSYDCELSKETSHNAVPCDHRVSSDTYSIVSTNEPLNGERQSATEDSPSQSRDRGFVGERSRITNVGVILPFGRALNARSSKKLLVLDVNGLLADIVPLRYIPYSLEANIIVSGKAVFKRPFHDDFLQFCFERFHVGVWSSRIKRNMELVLDFLLGDAKHKLLFCWDQSHCTDTGFPVVGTRRSKPIILKNLKKLWDKYEPDLPWERGEYDESNTLLLDDSPHKALCNPPNTAIFPNSYHYLDEKDDSLGPGGDLRVYLEGLAMAENVQKYVENNPYGQRPITDKNASWRYYRKVIAAATYSQESGANKYSTYKCQY is encoded by the exons ATGAAAACGATGCATAGCAGTAGGATTGTTGTCCAGGCATTGCCTGCCCCTGGGACTCCTGACTATTGGGACACTAAGAAGAGTAAGGGTGGTACTAAACTGAGAAAGCTGAACAGCAAAACTGCTTTTAGCAGAGGGCATTGTAACAACGATGTTGATGATGTCATTCCCCAGCAgttaaaaagaataagaaacaaacaaaataggagAATGAATGCTGTGTGTTTTGGTATTAATAATATTGACCACGTGGTAGGAGCTCCATCTAGGACCATGAATCTAgaaaaaaattcacatatatGGTCTTCTGACAATATAAAATCAAGTACACAAGTAAGAAGTTGCATTGCAGACTTGAGTGCATGGaaggtaaagaaaaaaagaagcatTTTGAACAGGAAGTTCAATTCCTTGGAAAATGATGTAATTGCTTGTGAACTTGATAATGCTGCTTCTGTACCAGGGAAGAATCATTTAGATAAAGTTAGAAGTTCGGTGATGGGAGTTAACACATTCTATGAAGGAGATCTGGTGATGCACAGTAGTGAGACAGGGACATGTCTGCCTAAGAATGTTTGTGATGGGGTTGAAGAAATTAGTAGGAAGAACCCCTCTATATCTAGTGGTACTGATCATGATATTGATACTTGTGGTGATAGGTGCAGTGACATTTCTAAGGATCACATATTTGGTACTTCAGAATCAAAGTCTACCTCTGAAGTTGAAAATTACAACGAGCCAGTTCTTAATGTGGACAATAGTATGACTACTGtaagttgtgattttttcaaTAATGCTGCAACTGAGACGAGGGGTCTACAAATATACCCCAGAGTGGAAGTGCTGATAACTTATTCCAGGAAGAGGAGAAAGAATTCTAGTGCTTCTGCTAGCAGTTTACCATCTATCATGACAGATGCTACCTCCTCTTTTCcaattatagaaaataaaactaCCACCACCAGCCCAGACCATTGCCAAGTGTCCATATCATACTCCAATAATTTCCCTAAAGAGGTCATTGCCGGAGGTGGTACCCTGTTGATGGGTGTGCAACCTATGCTTTTAGAGAAGTCAGCTGGTGACAATCCATGCAGTGAAACATGGAGTAAAAAGGAAACGATTCAGATTGATAATCAGATAGAGAATATCAACAGTTCAATGGCTTCTTTTGAGAATGAGTCTCCAATAGACTCCAAGGCAGATAATCATGAGCAGGAGAAGAGAAATGACAAAGATGCCGCTGTCAATGTGTCATATGATTGTGAACTTTCTAAAGAGACTTCACATAATGCAGTGCCATGTGATCATAGGGTCTCCAGTGACACTTATAGTATTGTCTCAACCAATGAACCCTTAAATGGGGAAAGACAATCAGCAACTGAAGATAGTCCTTCTCAGTCAAGAGATAGGGGTTTTGTTGGTGAGAGGAGCCGAATAACAAATGTGGGTGTGATCCTTCCATTCGGGAGAGCACTTAATGCACGTTCCAGCAAAAAGCTTCTTGTACTTGATGTGAATGGATTACTTGCTGATATTGTTCCGCTTCGATACATCCCTTATAGTTTGGAGGCGAATATCATTGTATCAGGGAAAGCAG TTTTCAAGAGGCCTTTTCATGACGATTTTCTGCAATTCTGCTTTGAGAGATTCCATGTAGGTGTATGGTCATCAAGGATCAA GAGAAATATGGAGTTggttcttgattttcttttgggGGATGCCAAGCACAAATTGCTCTTTTGTTGG GACCAGTCCCACTGCACTGACACAGGTTTTCCTGTTGTTGGGACAAGGAGGAGCAAGCCTATTATATTGAAGAATCTAAAAAAGTTATGGGATAAGTATGAACCAGATCTTCCGTGGGAGAGGGGTGAATATGATGAGTCAAACACACTTCTATTGGACGACTCTCCGCACAAAGCATTGTGTAATCCC CCAAATACAGCAATATTTCCAAATTCATACCACTACTTGGATGAGAAAGATGACTCATTAG GGCCTGGTGGTGATCTGCGTGTTTATCTTGAAGGATTAGCCATGGCAGAAAATGTTCAGAAGTATGTAGAGAATAACCCATATGGTCAACGACCTATCACTGATAAGAATGCATCTTGGCGTTACTATCGCAAGGTTATTGCAGCCGCTACATATTCACAAGAAAGTGGTGCTAATAAATACTCTACTTATAAATGTCAATATTGA